A single window of Meiothermus sp. DNA harbors:
- a CDS encoding Rieske 2Fe-2S domain-containing protein, with the protein MERRELLQVLASVGLLPLISACSELIPNPKSGPGIKQPVQAGTLNQLSQNGQYVMATVATDTSPSYPVVVTAVSSASAPVGALAHPTVSGLYLLAFSRVCTHQGTTIDPPAGGLMHCSNHGQDFDCKTGSPTGTANKTSTPLAQLTLEVRNTNQVWITGFVGSGTPTPTPNPTPSPNPGGNLTLTTPTKVASLSQLTQDGQFVVTTLSTNLNAKHPVIVVAAKSASALAGAIAHPTVSGLYLLAFSRVCTHAGTTINPPASGLMHCSNHGQDFDTKTGNPTGSANKTTVPLAQFGLEIRNGTEIWAVSVLRDGGSGGGGED; encoded by the coding sequence ATGGAGCGACGCGAACTTTTGCAGGTGCTGGCCAGCGTGGGGTTGTTGCCGCTGATCTCAGCTTGTAGCGAGCTTATCCCCAACCCTAAAAGCGGCCCCGGCATCAAGCAGCCCGTTCAGGCAGGAACCCTGAATCAGTTATCCCAGAACGGCCAGTATGTGATGGCCACTGTAGCCACCGATACCAGCCCCAGCTATCCGGTGGTGGTCACGGCGGTCTCGAGTGCCTCTGCGCCTGTGGGGGCGCTGGCCCATCCTACCGTCTCAGGTTTGTATCTGCTGGCCTTTTCGCGGGTCTGCACCCACCAGGGCACTACCATTGACCCCCCGGCGGGTGGCCTGATGCACTGCTCCAACCATGGGCAGGACTTTGATTGCAAGACTGGTAGTCCCACAGGAACTGCTAATAAGACCTCCACCCCGCTGGCCCAACTGACCCTCGAGGTGCGCAACACCAACCAGGTCTGGATCACCGGTTTTGTGGGCAGTGGAACCCCCACCCCAACCCCTAATCCCACCCCAAGCCCCAATCCAGGTGGAAACCTGACCCTCACCACTCCAACCAAGGTGGCTAGCCTCTCCCAACTGACCCAAGACGGTCAGTTTGTGGTCACCACCCTCTCCACCAACCTCAATGCCAAGCATCCGGTGATTGTGGTCGCCGCCAAGAGCGCTTCGGCCCTGGCCGGAGCCATTGCCCACCCCACCGTTTCGGGTTTGTATCTGTTGGCCTTTTCGCGGGTCTGTACCCACGCTGGAACCACCATCAACCCGCCCGCCAGCGGGCTGATGCACTGCTCCAATCACGGCCAAGACTTCGACACCAAGACCGGCAACCCCACTGGCAGCGCCAACAAGACCACCGTGCCGCTGGCCCAGTTTGGGCTGGAGATTCGCAACGGCACGGAAATTTGGGCAGTGTCGGTGTTGCGGGATGGAGGCAGTGGAGGCGGTGGTGAAGATTGA
- a CDS encoding NADH-quinone oxidoreductase subunit B family protein: MASLTDLFTKDVQELENEGVLFTTLEKLIAWGRSNSLWPATFGLACCAIEMMASTDARNDLSRFGSEVFRASPRQADVMIVAGRLSKKMAPVMRRVYDQMPDPKWVISMGACASSGGMFNNYAIVQNVDSVVPVDVFVPGCPPRPEALIYAVMQLQKKIQGKARDDQGRKLPKVEGWKR, encoded by the coding sequence ATGGCAAGCCTCACAGATTTGTTTACCAAAGATGTACAGGAACTCGAGAACGAGGGGGTCTTGTTCACCACCCTCGAGAAGCTTATCGCCTGGGGGCGTTCGAACAGCCTGTGGCCCGCCACCTTTGGGCTGGCCTGCTGCGCTATCGAGATGATGGCCTCCACCGATGCCCGCAACGACCTTTCCCGCTTCGGCTCCGAGGTGTTTAGGGCCTCGCCCCGCCAGGCCGATGTGATGATTGTGGCCGGGCGTCTCTCCAAAAAAATGGCCCCGGTGATGCGCCGGGTCTACGACCAGATGCCCGACCCAAAGTGGGTGATCTCGATGGGGGCCTGTGCCTCTTCGGGTGGAATGTTCAACAACTACGCCATCGTGCAGAACGTCGACAGCGTGGTGCCGGTGGATGTGTTTGTGCCGGGTTGCCCGCCCCGCCCGGAGGCCCTGATTTATGCAGTGATGCAGCTCCAGAAAAAAATCCAGGGCAAGGCCCGCGACGACCAGGGCCGTAAACTGCCCAAGGTGGAAGGCTGGAAACGCTAA
- the phoU gene encoding phosphate signaling complex protein PhoU, whose protein sequence is MREILDRELNRLTEQTIRMISLVREMVDKSAKALSEQDPKLAQEVIAQDAEVDKLELEIESQTITLMARQGLVASDLRFAFTIIKALTDLERAADYAAHVAEDVIVLAKEPPLKNYITLPDMGRRLTLMLDLVSKAIAERDLEAAKEIFRRDDEIDGLYEEVSRELLTYMMEDPRTITKALTLGRIARSYERLGDHLENISERIIYWLTGKMEKKPEDVY, encoded by the coding sequence ATGCGAGAGATCCTGGATCGTGAACTGAACCGCCTGACCGAGCAGACCATCCGCATGATCTCATTGGTGCGCGAGATGGTAGATAAAAGCGCCAAGGCCCTGAGCGAGCAAGACCCCAAGCTGGCCCAGGAAGTCATTGCCCAGGACGCCGAGGTGGATAAGCTAGAGCTGGAAATCGAGTCCCAGACCATCACCCTTATGGCCCGCCAGGGGCTGGTGGCCTCGGACTTGCGCTTTGCTTTTACCATCATCAAAGCCCTGACCGACCTCGAGCGGGCTGCCGACTACGCCGCCCACGTGGCCGAAGACGTGATCGTGCTGGCCAAAGAGCCCCCGCTCAAAAACTACATCACCCTGCCCGATATGGGCCGCCGTCTGACCCTGATGCTCGACCTGGTGTCCAAGGCCATCGCCGAGCGTGACCTGGAAGCGGCCAAAGAAATCTTCCGCCGCGACGACGAGATCGACGGGCTATACGAGGAGGTCTCGCGCGAACTCCTGACCTACATGATGGAAGACCCCCGCACCATCACCAAAGCCCTCACCCTGGGCCGGATAGCCCGCAGCTACGAGCGCCTGGGAGACCACCTCGAGAACATTTCGGAGCGCATCATTTACTGGCTCACCGGTAAAATGGAAAAGAAGCCCGAGGATGTCTATTAG
- a CDS encoding winged helix-turn-helix domain-containing protein, giving the protein MCSRIQKDSLWVFGFEEYLFESGIKRNLERRKRLQAMWLVRRGKAAQDAAKEVGIGRKTLNRWLAWYRAGGLQEVLKRVPGWGVKVSRAWLDQDQQLELRAESAQGSFRTYEEARQWVQQRFGVQYSYKGLYGLMARWKIHPKVPRPSAAKADAAAQARWKKGGSKP; this is encoded by the coding sequence GTGTGCTCTAGGATTCAAAAAGATAGCCTCTGGGTTTTTGGTTTTGAAGAGTATCTTTTTGAATCCGGTATAAAGAGGAACCTGGAACGACGTAAACGGCTGCAGGCGATGTGGCTGGTACGTCGAGGCAAAGCTGCACAGGATGCGGCCAAAGAAGTGGGGATTGGACGTAAAACCCTCAACCGGTGGCTGGCTTGGTATCGGGCCGGGGGATTGCAGGAGGTGTTGAAGCGCGTACCGGGCTGGGGGGTCAAGGTCAGTCGAGCCTGGTTGGATCAAGACCAACAACTGGAACTGCGAGCCGAGAGTGCCCAAGGAAGCTTTCGCACCTACGAAGAAGCGCGGCAGTGGGTGCAACAACGCTTTGGGGTGCAGTACAGCTATAAAGGCCTCTATGGGCTGATGGCTCGATGGAAGATTCACCCCAAAGTACCGCGACCGAGTGCTGCCAAGGCCGATGCGGCAGCGCAAGCGCGCTGGAAAAAGGGGGGCTCAAAGCCCTGA
- a CDS encoding 50S ribosomal protein L11 methyltransferase, whose amino-acid sequence MHVFRLRGDFQTLDVYSAALFELGARGLEEKPGEVWAYFPERLELPFPGEWVELPDTDWLEAYKRDLKPVVAGPFVVLAPWHQWSGEEKRILLEPGMAFGTGHHETTRMALEALAQRVEPDMRVLDLGTGSGILAIGAAMLGAEALGVDIDPAVIPQALENARLNQVQVRFELGSLEDAAGPFDLLVANLYAELHAYFAGSYREKFGMCGTLILTGILFEREPMVRQALEAHAFELLQRRQEGEWVCLTYAAV is encoded by the coding sequence ATGCACGTCTTTCGCCTGCGCGGCGACTTTCAAACCCTGGATGTATACTCGGCGGCCCTGTTCGAGCTGGGGGCCCGGGGCCTCGAGGAGAAACCCGGTGAGGTCTGGGCCTACTTTCCCGAGCGCCTGGAGCTGCCCTTTCCGGGGGAGTGGGTTGAGCTGCCCGACACCGACTGGCTGGAAGCCTACAAACGCGACCTCAAGCCGGTGGTGGCCGGGCCTTTTGTGGTGCTGGCGCCGTGGCACCAGTGGAGCGGTGAGGAAAAGCGCATTTTACTCGAGCCCGGCATGGCCTTTGGCACCGGACACCACGAGACCACCCGGATGGCCTTGGAAGCCCTGGCCCAGCGCGTGGAGCCGGATATGCGCGTCCTCGATCTGGGCACCGGCTCGGGCATCCTGGCCATCGGCGCGGCGATGCTGGGGGCCGAGGCGCTGGGTGTAGACATCGACCCGGCGGTAATTCCCCAGGCCCTCGAAAACGCCCGACTCAACCAGGTGCAGGTCAGGTTTGAGTTGGGTAGCCTAGAAGACGCTGCGGGGCCCTTCGATTTGCTGGTGGCCAACCTGTATGCCGAACTACATGCCTATTTTGCCGGGAGCTACCGAGAAAAGTTCGGTATGTGTGGGACGCTCATTCTTACGGGTATCTTGTTCGAGCGGGAGCCGATGGTGCGACAAGCCCTCGAGGCTCACGCCTTTGAACTTTTGCAGCGCCGGCAAGAAGGCGAGTGGGTCTGCCTGACCTATGCGGCGGTGTAG
- a CDS encoding NADH-quinone oxidoreductase subunit A, translating to MSPISEYQALLVYLAVAVGIAVLATGVGAILGPKKGGRFKLMPYESGNDPAGEVKRFPVHFYAVAMLFIIFDVEVAFLWPYAVSAGTVGVVGFVGLLVFTLLLFVGFLYEWYKGVMKWH from the coding sequence ATGTCACCTATAAGTGAGTATCAGGCTTTACTGGTGTACCTGGCCGTTGCAGTGGGTATCGCCGTTCTGGCAACGGGGGTAGGGGCTATTCTGGGCCCCAAAAAAGGCGGGCGTTTCAAACTGATGCCCTACGAGTCGGGCAACGACCCCGCTGGGGAGGTCAAACGCTTCCCGGTGCACTTTTACGCTGTCGCCATGCTCTTCATCATCTTTGACGTGGAGGTGGCCTTCTTGTGGCCCTACGCAGTGAGCGCCGGCACGGTGGGGGTGGTGGGTTTTGTGGGCCTGCTGGTTTTTACCCTGCTTCTTTTTGTGGGGTTTTTGTACGAGTGGTACAAGGGTGTAATGAAATGGCACTAG
- a CDS encoding dihydrofolate reductase family protein, with the protein MAKLVFGMNQSLDGYVDHMAFGPSPTLFRHFIEEAQGQAGSVYGRRMYEVMRYWDDDHPEWDAAERAFAAAWRKQPKWVVSRSLNSVGPNAKLLKDDLEGAIRKLKAEHEGEIEVAGPCLAQTLTELGLIDEYRIYLHPVVLGHGKPYFAGPRSPLRLIGYDRMDEDVIRLTYVPA; encoded by the coding sequence ATGGCTAAGCTCGTGTTCGGAATGAACCAGTCCTTGGACGGCTACGTTGATCACATGGCCTTTGGGCCTAGCCCCACGCTCTTTCGGCATTTCATCGAAGAAGCCCAGGGCCAGGCAGGCAGTGTGTACGGGCGCCGAATGTATGAGGTCATGCGCTACTGGGACGACGACCATCCTGAATGGGACGCGGCTGAGCGCGCCTTCGCGGCGGCGTGGCGTAAGCAGCCAAAATGGGTTGTCTCACGCTCGTTGAACTCGGTCGGCCCCAACGCTAAGCTTCTCAAAGATGATCTTGAAGGCGCGATCCGCAAACTCAAGGCCGAGCATGAGGGAGAGATTGAAGTTGCTGGCCCATGCTTAGCGCAAACCCTTACCGAACTTGGTCTGATTGATGAGTATCGAATCTACTTGCATCCCGTTGTGCTTGGTCACGGTAAGCCATACTTTGCCGGCCCCCGCTCCCCCCTGCGCCTCATCGGGTATGATCGGATGGACGAGGATGTAATCAGGCTGACCTATGTTCCCGCCTAA
- a CDS encoding 16S rRNA (uracil(1498)-N(3))-methyltransferase, producing MRPHRAFVHELLPEIELGGREAHHLVEVLRAKAGDTLTVFDGRGLEGRATVVQADKGWVRLRLEETWPARKETPQPVTLYVALLKGDHLAEVVRAATELGASQIVPILTQHCVVRELGENKLLRLRRIALEAAKQCERSVVPEVTPMRLLKDIPTVLQGFVAHPRVSRRVRDAYDPEKPTALLTGPEGGLSEAEIELLAQRGFTPVTLGPRILRAETAPVALLSLVTAGEGL from the coding sequence ATGCGTCCCCACCGTGCCTTTGTCCATGAATTGCTGCCCGAGATTGAACTGGGGGGCCGCGAAGCCCATCACTTAGTCGAAGTACTCCGGGCCAAGGCAGGCGATACCCTCACGGTCTTTGATGGCCGGGGCTTAGAGGGCCGTGCGACCGTGGTGCAAGCCGACAAGGGATGGGTGCGTTTGCGCTTGGAGGAAACCTGGCCGGCCCGCAAGGAAACCCCCCAACCCGTCACGCTGTATGTGGCGCTGCTCAAAGGCGACCATCTGGCCGAGGTGGTACGGGCTGCGACCGAACTGGGCGCAAGCCAGATTGTGCCCATCCTCACCCAGCACTGTGTGGTGCGAGAGCTGGGCGAAAATAAGCTGCTACGCCTGCGCCGCATTGCCCTCGAGGCCGCCAAGCAGTGTGAGCGTAGTGTCGTACCCGAAGTCACGCCGATGCGACTCCTGAAGGACATTCCAACCGTTCTACAGGGTTTTGTGGCCCACCCCAGGGTCTCGAGGCGGGTGCGGGATGCCTACGACCCCGAAAAGCCCACGGCCCTCCTTACGGGGCCGGAGGGGGGGTTGAGTGAGGCTGAAATCGAACTGCTAGCGCAACGGGGCTTCACCCCCGTCACACTGGGGCCCCGTATCCTGCGGGCAGAGACCGCGCCCGTTGCCCTCTTGAGCCTGGTCACGGCGGGGGAAGGATTATGA
- a CDS encoding AEC family transporter gives MEALLNTIVPVAFIVLTGYLVGKRIDFDLQTLSKLSIYVLVPVLIFDAMLRAKLTGASVIGITLAFFLASAALYFLALALGKWLRLDRGSSKTLIASATFPNSGNMGLSLTFFALGQPGLDRAIVFFIASSVLMFGLGPAFLRGGGFVQSLWFTLKLPLFWALAGGLLVRGLGIPLPLGLGEGVHLLGQACIPVMLLTLGIQIARSKPEWGQFELQASSLRLLAAPLLAGLAGWVLGLERLDIQVLVLQSAMPIAVNAFLMAGEFGGDGVRAARAVVASSVLSFLTIPVVLLLIGVG, from the coding sequence ATGGAAGCCCTGCTCAACACCATCGTGCCAGTCGCCTTTATTGTTTTGACGGGCTACTTAGTCGGTAAGCGCATCGACTTCGATCTGCAAACCCTCTCCAAGCTTTCCATATACGTGCTGGTTCCGGTACTTATTTTTGATGCCATGCTCCGGGCCAAACTGACCGGGGCCAGTGTGATTGGGATTACGCTGGCGTTTTTCCTGGCTTCGGCGGCTTTGTACTTTTTGGCGCTCGCCCTCGGCAAGTGGCTACGCCTAGACCGGGGCTCGAGCAAAACCCTGATTGCCTCGGCCACCTTCCCCAACTCGGGCAACATGGGGCTTTCCTTGACCTTTTTTGCCCTGGGGCAGCCGGGTTTGGATCGGGCCATCGTGTTTTTTATTGCCAGCAGTGTGCTGATGTTTGGGCTGGGGCCCGCCTTTTTGCGTGGGGGAGGATTTGTGCAAAGCCTCTGGTTCACCCTCAAGCTGCCGCTGTTCTGGGCCCTGGCCGGAGGCTTGCTGGTACGCGGGCTGGGAATCCCGCTCCCGCTCGGATTGGGTGAGGGTGTGCATCTTCTGGGCCAGGCCTGCATTCCGGTGATGCTGCTCACGCTGGGCATTCAGATTGCCAGATCCAAACCCGAGTGGGGCCAGTTTGAGCTTCAGGCCAGCAGCCTGCGGCTTTTAGCGGCCCCTTTGCTGGCCGGGCTGGCCGGGTGGGTGCTGGGCCTGGAGCGCCTGGACATTCAGGTGCTGGTGCTGCAAAGCGCCATGCCCATCGCGGTGAATGCTTTTCTGATGGCGGGGGAGTTTGGCGGGGATGGCGTCCGGGCGGCCAGGGCGGTGGTGGCCTCTTCGGTCTTGTCTTTCTTGACGATTCCGGTGGTGCTCCTCTTGATTGGCGTGGGTTAG
- a CDS encoding aldose 1-epimerase → MNLQILQNQRLRLTVAPELGASVVGLELYRQGFWLPILRPTPPAALIQHCSPDTSSYLLAPYSNRIRDGRFSFAGKTHQLRPNWADGRQTIHGEVHGRAWALQRVEENALECHFDSRVVPDVNFPFPFAVAVQYRLLEDEVVIQTTLQNVGTEPMPAGLGHHPYFMRRLGLSDEALLSFRAERVYLTDASCLPTRPAEAIPPQFDFSQPRPLGGLSLDHVFAGWEGILRLDWPGSGWQLELRADPIFSHLVVFTAPDGSVALEPVTHATDGFNLMAQGWPDTGVQILPGGQQMKGQVRIRLLAQK, encoded by the coding sequence ATGAACCTCCAGATTCTGCAAAACCAACGCTTGCGCCTTACCGTGGCGCCGGAACTGGGGGCCAGTGTGGTGGGCCTCGAGCTTTATCGGCAGGGCTTTTGGCTACCCATCCTGCGCCCGACCCCGCCGGCGGCCTTGATCCAGCACTGCTCACCCGATACCTCGAGCTACCTTCTGGCCCCCTACTCCAACCGTATCCGGGATGGGCGTTTCAGCTTTGCCGGCAAAACCCACCAGCTACGCCCCAACTGGGCCGATGGTCGCCAGACCATTCACGGCGAAGTACATGGGCGGGCCTGGGCCTTGCAGCGCGTGGAGGAAAACGCACTGGAATGCCATTTCGATTCTCGAGTGGTTCCCGATGTGAATTTTCCTTTTCCGTTTGCCGTGGCGGTGCAGTACCGCCTGCTGGAGGACGAGGTTGTAATTCAAACCACCCTGCAAAATGTGGGCACCGAGCCGATGCCGGCGGGTTTGGGCCATCACCCGTACTTTATGCGTCGTTTGGGCCTTTCGGACGAAGCCTTGCTGTCCTTTCGGGCCGAGCGGGTCTATCTAACCGATGCCAGCTGCCTTCCGACCCGACCCGCCGAAGCCATACCGCCACAGTTCGACTTCAGCCAGCCCAGGCCGCTGGGGGGTCTCTCGCTCGACCATGTGTTTGCCGGATGGGAGGGGATTCTACGCCTGGATTGGCCTGGGTCGGGCTGGCAGTTAGAACTAAGGGCGGATCCCATCTTCTCGCATCTGGTGGTTTTTACTGCGCCGGATGGAAGTGTGGCCCTCGAGCCCGTCACCCACGCCACCGACGGCTTCAACCTGATGGCCCAGGGCTGGCCCGATACCGGGGTGCAGATACTCCCAGGGGGCCAGCAGATGAAGGGTCAGGTGCGCATCCGTTTGCTGGCCCAAAAGTGA
- a CDS encoding NADH-quinone oxidoreductase subunit C: MQKLVQLLDQARAKGWEIEQAHGNTWVVVPRAEFKALLAALKAQGWNYLADIVGIDYLTYPNQKPERFCVVYELVSLPGYQEGDGSRVFIRVYVPEASPSLPSLTDLWMGADYLEREVFDLLGIRFDGHPDLRKILTPEDLEDYPLRKDFPLGETPTLFKEGRFIDPEAFRAGLSGNKAGMTGWRGGTRKGYQDVAAEVQKVVKGGN; this comes from the coding sequence ATGCAAAAGCTGGTACAGCTACTCGACCAAGCCCGCGCCAAAGGCTGGGAAATCGAACAGGCCCACGGCAACACCTGGGTGGTAGTGCCTCGGGCCGAGTTCAAAGCCCTGCTAGCAGCGCTCAAGGCCCAGGGTTGGAACTACCTGGCCGACATTGTGGGGATTGACTACCTGACCTATCCCAATCAAAAGCCAGAGCGCTTTTGTGTGGTATACGAGCTGGTCTCGCTGCCGGGATACCAAGAAGGCGACGGAAGCCGGGTGTTTATTCGGGTGTATGTACCCGAGGCCAGCCCCAGCTTGCCCAGCCTGACCGACTTGTGGATGGGCGCCGACTACCTCGAGCGCGAGGTATTCGATCTGTTGGGCATTCGCTTTGACGGCCACCCGGATTTGCGCAAGATTCTTACTCCCGAAGACCTGGAAGACTATCCGCTGCGCAAGGACTTCCCGCTGGGCGAGACCCCCACGCTTTTTAAGGAAGGCCGCTTCATTGATCCCGAGGCCTTCCGGGCCGGCCTCTCTGGCAATAAAGCCGGCATGACCGGCTGGCGTGGGGGTACGCGCAAGGGCTATCAGGACGTGGCCGCCGAGGTACAAAAAGTGGTCAAGGGAGGTAACTGA
- a CDS encoding response regulator transcription factor has translation MSKLLLVEDEPSVRMGLRLSLSKAGHQVLEAATAGEGWEKIASADLVILDWMLPDEPGVRLLERLRRDGRYENLPVLMLTARAREGDRVEGLTRGADDYLTKPFSTLELIARVQALLRRVGKSGRLERGALSLDLERHQAFLDGHALDLTRREFELLVFLARHPGRVYTREELLERVWGQEFLGTARTVDQHVAQLRDKLNEDPKAPRFLETLRGVGYRFRE, from the coding sequence ATGTCGAAGCTGCTGCTGGTTGAGGATGAACCCTCGGTTCGGATGGGTTTGCGGCTTTCCTTATCCAAGGCCGGACACCAGGTTTTGGAAGCAGCTACCGCCGGTGAGGGATGGGAAAAAATCGCCAGCGCCGACCTGGTAATCCTCGACTGGATGCTCCCGGATGAGCCTGGGGTGCGACTGCTCGAGCGCTTGCGGCGCGATGGGCGCTACGAAAACCTTCCGGTGCTGATGCTCACGGCCCGGGCCAGGGAGGGCGATCGGGTGGAGGGACTGACCCGCGGAGCTGACGATTACCTGACAAAGCCCTTCTCGACCCTCGAGCTGATCGCCCGGGTGCAGGCTCTGTTACGTCGTGTGGGTAAAAGTGGGCGGCTGGAACGCGGGGCCCTGAGCCTGGATCTGGAGCGCCACCAGGCCTTCCTGGATGGACATGCGCTGGATCTTACCCGTCGGGAGTTCGAGCTGCTGGTTTTTCTGGCCCGTCATCCGGGGCGGGTCTATACCCGTGAAGAACTCTTGGAGCGGGTCTGGGGTCAGGAGTTTTTGGGCACGGCCCGAACCGTGGATCAGCATGTGGCCCAGTTACGCGACAAGCTCAATGAAGACCCCAAAGCCCCCCGCTTTTTGGAAACCCTGCGCGGGGTGGGGTACCGCTTCAGGGAATGA
- the nuoD gene encoding NADH dehydrogenase (quinone) subunit D produces MVRDPQKLHSPSVEAYDIADAPELKSEVMTLNVGPQHPSTHGVLRVVVDLSGEQILRLTPHIGYLHTGFEKNMEYRTYTQVITYTPRMDYLHSFSHDLAYALSVEKLVGAVVPERAQAIRVMLNELSRIASHLVFLGTGLLDFGALTPFFYAFREREAVLDLFEWVSGQRFHHNYIRIGGLKEDLPPEFLGEVKKFIAQMPARIDEYEALFKESPIFYERARGVSVIPAEDAINLSLTGGSLRASGVNYDVRKAYPYAGYETYSFDVPVLHGGDIYDRMVIRILEMRESVKIIRQAVERLEALGPGPVRDPNPQISLPPRHLLETSMEAVIYHFKLVTEGFHPAMGEVYVPTESARGELGYYVVSDGGSMPYRVKVRSPSFVNLQSLPYACKGVQVADMVAVIASLDPVMGDVDR; encoded by the coding sequence ATGGTGCGCGACCCGCAAAAACTGCACAGCCCCTCAGTCGAGGCCTACGATATTGCCGACGCGCCCGAGCTCAAGTCCGAGGTTATGACCCTGAATGTGGGGCCTCAGCACCCTTCCACCCACGGGGTGCTGCGGGTGGTAGTAGACCTTTCGGGGGAGCAGATTCTGCGCCTGACCCCCCATATCGGCTACCTGCACACCGGCTTCGAAAAGAACATGGAGTACCGCACCTACACGCAGGTCATCACCTACACCCCGCGCATGGACTATCTGCACAGTTTCTCGCACGACCTAGCCTATGCCCTGAGCGTGGAGAAGCTGGTGGGGGCGGTGGTGCCTGAGCGGGCCCAGGCCATCCGGGTTATGCTCAACGAGCTCTCGCGCATTGCCTCGCACCTGGTGTTTTTGGGTACCGGCTTGCTGGATTTTGGGGCCCTGACGCCCTTTTTCTATGCCTTCCGGGAGCGGGAGGCGGTGCTCGACCTCTTCGAGTGGGTCTCGGGCCAGCGCTTCCACCACAACTACATCCGCATCGGGGGCCTTAAGGAAGACCTGCCACCCGAGTTTTTGGGCGAGGTCAAGAAGTTTATTGCCCAGATGCCAGCCCGGATTGACGAATACGAGGCTCTTTTCAAAGAGAGCCCCATCTTCTACGAGCGGGCTAGGGGGGTCTCGGTCATACCGGCCGAAGACGCAATTAACCTTTCGCTCACCGGGGGCAGCCTGCGCGCTTCGGGGGTGAACTACGACGTGCGCAAAGCCTACCCCTACGCGGGCTACGAGACCTACAGCTTTGACGTGCCGGTGCTCCATGGGGGCGATATCTACGACCGCATGGTGATCCGCATCTTGGAGATGCGCGAGTCGGTCAAGATTATCCGGCAGGCCGTCGAGCGGCTCGAGGCCCTTGGCCCAGGCCCCGTCCGCGACCCCAACCCCCAGATTTCCTTGCCACCCCGACACCTGCTCGAGACCTCCATGGAAGCCGTCATCTACCACTTCAAGCTGGTGACCGAAGGTTTCCACCCGGCTATGGGCGAGGTCTACGTGCCCACCGAGAGCGCCAGAGGCGAGCTAGGCTACTATGTTGTTTCCGATGGCGGCTCGATGCCCTACCGGGTTAAGGTGCGCTCTCCCAGCTTTGTGAACCTACAAAGCCTGCCCTACGCCTGCAAAGGGGTGCAGGTTGCCGACATGGTAGCGGTGATTGCTTCGCTAGACCCGGTGATGGGGGATGTGGATCGCTAA
- a CDS encoding ATP-binding protein, with protein sequence MESLLQNAWEMAREGVVVFAEDRVIYLNPVAAELLGVEREKVQGRPLLLALRDHKLEALCRMGGETTLETRNRTLWAKAVPGILLLWDRTEEKNRVEALEESSRLLAHEFRTPVAGMLSLLEALQGGLKGPDAQEALQMLYQETQRLRRLVEDLPLTRRPSQERTFALEELQSRLERFLAPQLAQKSAWIQWQTPHTIRANPDAVYQALLNLLDNALKYGTGSEIVVISGQEAEGVWLEVRNQGTPLEEFELLFQAGQRGVHAANVRGTGLGLALVRRLAAGWGGTAYGRALENGNAFGLTFPQCPDARVILQADQSRG encoded by the coding sequence ATGGAATCCCTCTTGCAAAATGCCTGGGAAATGGCCCGTGAAGGGGTTGTGGTTTTTGCGGAGGATCGAGTGATTTACCTGAACCCGGTGGCGGCTGAGTTACTGGGGGTTGAACGCGAAAAGGTACAGGGACGTCCGCTCTTGCTGGCCCTGCGCGACCATAAACTCGAGGCCCTTTGCCGGATGGGCGGCGAAACCACCCTCGAGACCCGTAACCGTACCTTGTGGGCCAAGGCAGTCCCCGGCATTCTGCTTTTGTGGGATCGGACCGAGGAAAAAAACCGGGTCGAGGCCCTGGAGGAGTCTAGCCGGCTGCTGGCCCACGAGTTCCGTACCCCGGTGGCCGGGATGCTCTCCTTGCTGGAGGCTTTGCAAGGCGGCCTCAAAGGCCCAGACGCACAGGAAGCCTTGCAGATGCTCTACCAGGAAACCCAGCGCCTACGGCGCCTGGTGGAAGACCTGCCCCTGACCCGCCGCCCCTCGCAAGAACGCACTTTTGCGCTGGAAGAGCTACAAAGCCGCCTCGAGCGCTTCCTGGCACCCCAGTTGGCCCAAAAATCGGCCTGGATTCAGTGGCAAACCCCCCACACCATCCGGGCCAACCCCGACGCGGTGTACCAGGCCCTGCTCAACCTGCTGGACAACGCGCTCAAATACGGTACCGGCTCGGAAATTGTGGTGATCAGTGGGCAGGAGGCCGAGGGGGTCTGGCTCGAGGTGCGCAATCAGGGCACCCCCCTGGAAGAGTTTGAGCTGCTTTTTCAGGCAGGCCAGCGGGGGGTTCATGCCGCCAATGTACGGGGTACTGGTCTGGGGCTGGCCCTGGTGCGGCGCTTGGCCGCCGGATGGGGTGGAACGGCATATGGGCGGGCTCTGGAGAACGGCAACGCTTTTGGCCTGACCTTCCCGCAATGTCCGGATGCCCGGGTGATCCTGCAAGCAGACCAGAGCCGTGGTTAG